The Psilocybe cubensis strain MGC-MH-2018 chromosome 7, whole genome shotgun sequence genome has a window encoding:
- a CDS encoding putative 21.2 kDa protein, producing the protein MTNAPPLPSTLNPDGKSLFNPPAPARSPAYDEFPAPIISSNNGFDFHIYYMPSNHAETQYARELHERIRREFPELRIYRFWDRPVGPHPTAMFEVNTFTPHQTGAFFSWLTVHRGPCSVLIHPNTNDPYRDHTELMSWMGRPWPLHTELLKPRPADPAPSAS; encoded by the exons ATGACGAACgctcctcccctcccctccacCCTCAATCCAGACGGCAAGTCTCTCTTCAATCCCCCCGCCCCGGCAAGATCTCCCGCCTACGATGAATTCCCCGCCCCCATCATCTCCTCCAACAACGGCTTTGACTTTCACA TATACTACATGCCCTCCAACCATGCAGAGACCCAGTATGCACGTGAGCTCCATGAGCGCATTCGCAGAGAATTTCCAGAGCTGCGCATCTACCGCTTCTGGGACCGTCCAGTAG GCCCTCATCCCACCGCCATGTTCGAAGTCAACACCTTTACCCCACACCAGACCGGCGCCTTTTTCTCTTGGCTAACCGTCCATCGGGGCCCATGCTC CGTGCTCATACATCCAAATACCAACGACCCGTATAGAGACCACACGGAGCTCATGTCCTGGATGGGCAGACCTTGGCCTTTGCACACAGAACTCCTCAAGCCTCGCCCCGCAGACCCCGCTCCGAGCGCGTCTTGA